Proteins encoded together in one Chryseobacterium sp. G0201 window:
- a CDS encoding recombinase: MKFFNSSTNFESVLKKYFSFKNETLSLEPFAEFLESIKKTDFTDVLNFFRNNPNFAENFKHYIHNIFAGRPFNLSLTEANILSENAFFPELKKRILNKILPPVENEKTVWFMVDNISLRPKADLKYLHNLPENEINELLKIFGAADFITKAKVKKEMIFAMSILSWRATGMAMEVEVVRMAPQYRNFDNPFLALQNELEGLAEDLEKNPDLQLHSKDSRYKQIKIYTEQCLEFVNIAFKNSSKYGISGKINQSLLKIRQQMQRVYDIINLLVIDTEEDILIKSKQLIFNILSYKSHKNNISELINDSTRLISHLITNHTAETGAHYITSTRKEYMKMFYKASGGGIIVGALCVLKMLYGYIPGSDFSHAFLYSMNYAMGFVMIYLMGFTLATKQPAMTAATMTKVLSEEGNTKNDRTEFAHLVSKLFRSQFIAFVGNVLLSFPIALAIIYGLDVFFSQNLAVDRSDKLLKDLDPFHSKAILHASIAGFYLFISGIISGNIGNNSVFFQIPERIAKNLSIRRLFGAKFAKGLSKYYAKNWPGIVSNFWFGVFLGATAPVGLFFGLDLDIRHITFAAGNFAIGLYGKDFSVDSYTFWISFVTVFLIGFFNFLVSFSLSMFLAFRSRKLNFGQVSEIYKEIFRYFFKNPLKFFLPISSGLDKRADDMMSNTMSTKSEDH, translated from the coding sequence ATGAAGTTCTTCAATTCCAGTACAAATTTTGAATCTGTTCTTAAAAAATATTTTTCTTTTAAGAATGAAACCCTCTCTTTAGAGCCTTTTGCAGAGTTTTTAGAGAGTATAAAAAAAACAGATTTTACGGATGTTCTTAATTTTTTTAGAAACAATCCGAATTTTGCTGAAAATTTTAAACATTACATTCACAATATTTTTGCCGGAAGACCATTTAATCTGTCTTTAACGGAGGCTAATATTTTGTCTGAAAATGCTTTCTTTCCTGAACTGAAAAAAAGAATTCTTAATAAGATATTACCGCCTGTAGAAAACGAAAAAACTGTTTGGTTTATGGTGGATAATATAAGTTTGAGACCTAAAGCTGACTTAAAATACCTCCACAATCTTCCCGAAAACGAGATCAACGAATTACTGAAAATTTTTGGCGCTGCAGATTTTATTACAAAGGCTAAAGTGAAGAAAGAAATGATCTTCGCAATGAGTATCCTTTCGTGGCGTGCTACAGGAATGGCGATGGAAGTGGAAGTGGTAAGAATGGCCCCGCAATACCGAAATTTCGACAATCCGTTTTTGGCTTTACAGAATGAATTGGAAGGCCTTGCCGAAGATTTGGAGAAAAATCCGGATCTTCAGTTACACTCAAAAGACAGCAGATATAAGCAGATTAAAATTTATACCGAACAATGTTTGGAATTTGTAAATATTGCCTTCAAAAACTCTTCTAAATATGGTATTTCAGGAAAGATCAATCAGTCCCTTCTTAAAATCCGTCAGCAGATGCAAAGGGTTTATGATATTATAAATCTGTTGGTAATTGATACTGAAGAGGATATTTTAATTAAATCTAAACAGTTAATTTTTAACATACTAAGTTATAAATCTCACAAGAATAATATTTCGGAACTCATCAACGACAGTACAAGATTGATTTCCCACCTTATTACAAATCACACCGCAGAAACAGGCGCACATTACATTACATCTACCCGAAAAGAGTATATGAAAATGTTTTATAAAGCCAGTGGTGGTGGGATTATTGTTGGCGCATTATGTGTTTTGAAAATGCTTTACGGATATATTCCCGGAAGTGATTTCTCCCATGCATTTTTATATTCGATGAACTATGCGATGGGGTTTGTCATGATTTATCTGATGGGCTTTACGTTGGCTACAAAACAGCCGGCCATGACAGCGGCAACAATGACCAAAGTTCTTTCCGAGGAAGGAAATACTAAAAATGACAGAACAGAATTTGCCCATTTGGTTTCAAAACTATTTAGAAGTCAGTTTATTGCGTTTGTTGGGAATGTGTTATTATCTTTCCCGATTGCGTTGGCGATTATTTATGGGTTAGATGTATTTTTCTCTCAAAATCTTGCGGTTGACCGATCTGATAAATTGTTGAAAGACTTAGATCCGTTTCACTCTAAAGCTATTTTGCATGCAAGTATTGCTGGATTTTACCTTTTTATTTCTGGTATAATTTCGGGAAATATTGGGAACAATTCAGTCTTTTTTCAAATACCGGAAAGAATTGCTAAAAACCTTTCTATCAGAAGGCTTTTTGGAGCTAAATTTGCAAAAGGATTATCTAAATATTACGCTAAAAACTGGCCGGGAATCGTTTCTAATTTCTGGTTTGGAGTTTTCCTTGGAGCAACAGCACCTGTTGGATTATTCTTCGGTTTAGACTTGGATATTCGTCACATTACTTTCGCCGCAGGAAACTTTGCGATCGGGCTTTACGGAAAAGATTTTTCTGTTGATTCTTATACTTTTTGGATCTCGTTTGTAACCGTTTTCCTGATAGGATTCTTTAATTTCCTAGTAAGCTTCAGTTTATCAATGTTCTTGGCATTCAGATCAAGAAAACTGAATTTTGGACAGGTAAGTGAAATCTATAAAGAAATATTTAGGTATTTTTTCAAAAATCCATTGAAGTTTTTCCTTCCGATAAGCTCTGGGCTGGATAAAAGAGCTGATGATATGATGAGCAATACAATGTCTACAAAATCTGAAGATCATTAA
- the mtgA gene encoding monofunctional biosynthetic peptidoglycan transglycosylase — MWKKIKQFIFIVLILNVVFIIWGRFFNPPITITQIGGLFEFGKLHRDYISYDEMGNNVKKAVIASEDQKFFVHDGFDYTAIEKAMKNNEKGKKIRGGSTISQQTAKNVFLWQGRSWLRKGLEAVYTFIIEKVWSKDIILERYLNSIEMGQGVFGVEAAAQYYFGKSSKDLSASDAAWIAAVLPNPKKYDPKNPSPYLRKKHNWIMRQMRNVSLK; from the coding sequence ATGTGGAAAAAAATTAAACAGTTTATTTTTATTGTTCTCATCCTCAATGTAGTATTCATCATTTGGGGGAGATTTTTCAATCCGCCGATTACGATCACGCAGATCGGAGGTCTTTTCGAGTTTGGAAAGTTGCACAGAGACTATATTTCCTATGATGAAATGGGGAATAATGTGAAAAAAGCAGTCATTGCTTCCGAGGATCAAAAATTCTTTGTACATGACGGTTTTGATTACACTGCTATCGAAAAAGCGATGAAAAATAATGAAAAAGGGAAAAAAATAAGAGGTGGAAGTACGATTTCTCAGCAAACCGCAAAAAATGTCTTTCTTTGGCAGGGTAGAAGCTGGCTGAGAAAAGGTTTGGAAGCTGTTTACACTTTCATTATTGAGAAAGTATGGAGTAAAGATATTATTCTTGAAAGATACCTTAATTCAATTGAAATGGGGCAGGGGGTTTTTGGCGTAGAAGCTGCTGCACAGTATTATTTTGGGAAATCATCCAAAGATCTTTCAGCTTCAGATGCGGCTTGGATTGCAGCTGTTTTACCGAACCCTAAAAAATATGATCCTAAAAATCCGTCACCGTATTTGAGAAAGAAACACAATTGGATCATGAGACAAATGAGGAATGTGAGTTTGAAATAG